In Candidatus Methylomirabilota bacterium, the sequence CAGGTTTAGGCTGACGCCGCCCCCCGTGACGTGGGCCATCGCGAGCACCGGCACGGTCTTCAGCAGCGCCAACACCGGCTTGACGTAGATGCGCGTGGGCTCGAGCAGCTCGTCGGCGGCGGATCGCCCAAGCCCGGGCACTCTATCCCCGGGCTGGAGACCGAGGCGCTCGAAGACCACCTTGCGCGCCAGCGTGTAGCCGTTCGAGTGGAGGCCGGACGAGGCGAGGCCCAGCACGCGGTCTCCCGGACTGACCTCTGACCCCGTGACGATCTCGCTCTTCTCCACCACGCCCACGGCGAAACCCGCCAGGTCGTACTCGCCAGGGGCATAGAACTCGTTCATCTCGGCCGTCTCGCCCCCGACCAGCGCGCAGCCCGCGCGACGGCACCCCTCGGCGACGCCCGAGACGATAGCCTCGATCCGAGCGGGATCCACCCGGTGCACCGCCAGGTAGTCGAGGAAGTAGAGCGGCTCGGCGCCGTGGACGAGAACGTCGTTGACGCCCATCGCCACGAGGTCGATCCCCACCGTGTCGTGACGATCGGCCAGGAAGGCGACCTTCAGCTTGGTGCCGACGCCGTCGGTGGAGGAGACGAGGACGGGCTCGCGATAGCCGGCCGGGAGGGAGACCAACGACGCGAAGGCGCCGATGCCGCCCAAAACCTCGGGGCGTTCCGTGGAGGCGGCGAGACGCGCGATCCGGCGCACGGCCTCGTCGCCGGCGCCGATGTCCACGCCGGCCGATCGATACGTCAGTGGGTCCATGAACTCCGGTCTACGAGTCGAAGAGCTTCAGCTGCGCGACCTCGCCGTCATCGAAGCCGACCTTGTACTGCCCCGTGAAACAGGCGTGGCAGAAGTGGGCCGGGTCGTTGCCGGTGGCCTTGAGCATGCCGTCCAGCGAGAGGTAGCCGAGCGAGTCCGCGCCGAGATACTTCTGGATCTCCGGCACCTCGTGGCTCGACCCGATCAGCTCCTTGCGGGTCGGCGTGTCGATGCCGTAGTAGCAGGGCCACTGGATGGGCGGCGACGAGATGCGCATGTGCACCTCGCGGGCCCCGGCGGCCCGGACCATCTTGACGATCTTGCGGCTCGTGGTGCCGCGGACGATCGAATCGTCCACGACGACCACGCGCTTGCCCGCCAGCACCTCGCGGTTCGGGTTGAGCTTGACCTTGACGCCGAAGTGCCGGATGCCCTGCTTGGGCTCGATGAAGGTGCGCCCGACGTAGTGGTTGCGGACGAGCCCCGAGTCGTAGGGCAACCCCGCCTCCTCCGCGAAGCCGAGCGCCGCCCCCACGCCCGAGTCGGGCACGGGGATGACGAGGTCGGCGACGACGGGGTGCTCTCGCGCCAGCTGGTGCCCCAGCGCCTTGCGGACGACGTGCACGTTCCGCCCCCAGAGGAGCGAATCGGGGCGCGCGAAGTAGACGTACTCGAACACGCACTGCAGCTTTTCCTGGGGCCGGAAGGGCTTGAAGCTCTGGAGCCCCGAATCGTCCACCACGACGATCTCGCCCGGCTCGATGTCGCGCACCACCTGCGCCTCCATGAGGTCAAGCGCGCAGGTCTCGGAGGCCAGCACCCAGGAGCCCTCGAGCTTGCCGAGGGTCATGGGGCGGAAGCCCGAGGGGTCGCGCACCGTGATCATCGAGGTCGGCGTCAGGAGCAGCAGCGTGTAGGCGCCCTTGACCTGGCTGAGCGCGCGCGCCAGCTGGTCCACGAGGGTCCCGCCCTCCGCGCGCGCCAGGAGGTGCAGGATCACCTCGGTGTCGGAGGAGGACTGGAAGACGGCGCCGTCGGCCTCGAGCTGGCGTCTCAACTCTTCGGCGTTGATCAGGTTGCCGTTATGCGCGATCGCGACAGGCCCGTGGGCCGTGGTCGCGGTGATGGGCTGGGCGTTGCGCAGGTTGGAGCTGCCGGCCGTCGAGTAGCGCACGTGCCCGATCGCACGGTGGCCCGGGAGACGCCTCAGGCGGTCGCGGCTGAAGACGTCGGCGACCCACCCCATGGCCTTCTCGACGTGGAAGGCCTGCCCGTCCGTCGCCGCGATGCCTGCCGACTCCTGGCCGCGGTGCTGGAGCGCGTAGAGCCCGAGATAGGCGACGTTGGACGCTTCGGTGTGGTTCCAGATGCCGAAGAGCCCGCACTCGTCGTGGAACTTGTCGTCGAGCCGGAACTCCTCGTCCTCAGGCGACATGTCGCTCAAAGCCGGACCTCCACGCGTGAGCCATCCGATCGAGCGGCGCAGCGATCGCCACGGCACCGCCCCGGGTCACCACCAGTGCCTCGCCCCCAACCCGCCCTATCCAGCGCCACGGCAGCGCGAACTCGCCCATGAGCCGCTCGAAGTGCCGCTCGGCCTCCGGCGGCACGGACACGACGACCCGCGACGGCCCCTCACCGAAGAGTACCAAGTCCGCGCGCCGGCCGTCACCATCCAACTCGCCTCCATCCAATTCCACGGTGGCGCCGATGGGCTTGGGCCCGGACACGCAGCTCTCGCAGAGCGTCACGGCGAGTCCGCCCTCCGAGCAGTCGTGGGCCCCCCGCACGAGCCCGGCGGCGATAGCGGCGCGGCAGGCCTCGTGGACCCGGCGCTCCTGCTGCAGGTCGAGCGGCGCCAGGCGGCCGGCCATCTTGCCGTGAATCGCCCAGAGATACTCCGAGCCGCCGAGGCTCACGGCCTCCGGACCCAGGAGGGCGATCCGGTCGCCCTCGCTCTCGAACCACTGCGTGCGCCGGCTCTCGGCCTCGTCGATGAGCCCCGCCATGCCGATGACCGGGGTCGGCAGAATCGCCTGCCCCAGAGTTTCATTGTAGAAGGAGACGTTGCCGCCGACTACAGGGATATCGAGGGCGCGGCAGGCTTCCGCGATGCCGGCTACCGCCTCCTTGAACTGCCAGAGGATCTCGGGCCGCTCCGGCGAACCAAAGTTGAGGCAGTCGGTCAGCCCGAGGGGCCGGGCGCCTGTCACGGCCAGGTTTCTCGCCGCCTCAGCCACCGCCATGGCTGCGCCGAGGCGTGGATTCAGATAGACGAAACGGGCGTTGCAGTCGGTAGTTACGGCAACCGCCTTTCGAGTTCCCTTGATGCGCAGGACTCCAGCGTCCGAACCCGGCATGACGAGCGTGTTGATCCCGACCTGCTGGTCGTACTGCCGGTAGACCCACTCCTTGGACGCGATGGCGGGAGAGCCCATCAGCGCCAGGAGCGTCTCCGCGAGATCGACGGGCGCGGGCAGCGACAGGGGATCAAAGGCTTCGAGCCCGTCCTGCCACTCGGGCCTTGAAATCGGCTTCTCGTAGACCGGCGCCTCGTCGGCGAGGGCGCGCACCGGCACTTCGACGACCACGCGCCCGTCCATCTTGACCCTCAGGATCCCGTCGTCGGTGACGTGACCGATCTCGACCGCGTCGAGCTCCCACTTGGAGAAGACGCGCTTGATCTCCTCTTCCCGGCCGCGCGCGGCGACGAGGAGCATCCTCTCCTGCGACTCGGACAGCATGATCTCGTAGGGCGTCATCGCGGTCTCGCGCTGCGGCACGCGCGAGAGCTCCACCTCCATGCCCGTCCCGGCCCGCGCGGGCATCTCGGAGCAGGCGCAGGCGAGCCCGGCCGCGCCCATGTCCTGGATGCCGACGATGGCACCCGTCTCCATGGCCTCGAGACAGGCTTCGAGCAGGAGCTTCTCGGTGAACGGGTCGCCCACCTGCACCGTCGGCCTGCGCTCCTCGGCGCCCACGTCGAAGGTGGCCGATGCCATGGTCGCGCCGTGGATGCCGTCGCGCCCGGTCTTTGCGCCGACGTAGAAGACGGGATTGCCCGGCCCCTCGGCGCGGGCGCGGAAAATCCTGTCCTTCCTGACGAGCCCGACGGCCATCGCGTTGACGAGGGGGTTGCCCGCGTACTCGGGGGCGAAGCCGACCTCGCCGCCCAGGTTCGGGACACCGAAGCAGTTGCCGTACCAGCTGATGCCCGAGACCACGCCTTCGATGAGGCGCCGGCTCTTGGGGTCCTCCGCGGGACCGAAGCGGAGCGAGTCCAGCACGGCGATGGGGCGCGCGCCCATGGTGAAGATGTCGCGCAGGATGCCGCCGACCCCGGTGGCCGCGCCCTGGAAGGGCTCGATGAACGACGGGTGGTTGTGGCTCTCGATCTTGAACGCCAGCGCCAGCTCGCCGCCGAGGTCCACGATGCCGGCGTTCTCGCCGGGCCCCTGCAGCACGGCCGGCCCCGTCGTGGGCAGGCCCCGCAGGAAGACGCGCGAGTGCTTGTAGGCGCAGTGCTCGGACCAGAGGGCTGAGAAGAGACCGAGCTCGGTGAAGGAAGGCTCCCGGCCGAGGCGCCGGATGATATGGTCGTACTCCTCGCCGGTCAGGCCTGAGGCGAGGGCGAGGTCCAGCGTGACCTTAGGCTCGGCCCCGGTCACCCCGTCTCCACCCCAGGCGCATGCCTCCTACCGCTTGAGAAACGAGCCATCCTCGACCAGGCTGCCGAGGAGCGAGTGGAAGATCAGCAGGCCGTCCGTGCCGCCCATGGCGTTCTCGCCGGCGCGCTCCGGATGGGGCATGAGGCCGAGGACGGTGCCCTCCTCGTTGACGAGACCCGCGATGTTGTCCAGGGAGCCGTTGGGGTTGGCGTCCTTGACGACGCGGCCGTCCTCGCTGCAGTAGCGGAAGACGATCTGCTTCTGATCGCGGACCCGGCGAAGCGTGTCCGCGTCGGCGTAGAACTTGCCCTCGCCGTGGGAGATGGGCATCTTGAGCACCTGCCCCGGCCGCATCGCGCGCGTGAACGATGTCTCCGCGTTCTCGACGCGGAGCCATGTGGACTGGCAGCGGTACTGGAGGCACTCGTTGCGCGTGAGCGCGCCCGGCAGGAGCTTGGCCTCGCAGAGGATCTGGAAGCCGTTGCACGAGCCCAGGACGAGACCGCCCTTTGCCACGAACTCGGGCAGCGCCTCGACCACCGGGGAGCGCCCGGCGACGGCGCCGGCCCGCAGGTAGTCGCCGTAGGAGAAACCGCCGGGGAGGATCAGGCAGTCGAAGTCGGCCAGCTGGGCGTCCCGGTGCCAGACGTAGCGCACCGGCTGGTGGAGGACCTCGCTGACGATGTAGTGAAAATCGCAATCACTCCACGTGCCCGGGAACACCACGACGCCGAAGTTCATGGGGCTAGGTCATCCTCCCTGTGTGGGTGCAACCCCACTCTACCCTGCCCGTCCTGATCTGACAAGAGGCAGGGAGGTTAGCCCACCATCTCGACCGTGAAATCCTCGATCACGGGGTTGGCGAGGAGCTTCGAGCACATCTCCTCGATCCGCCGCCGTGCCGCCTCGGCGCTCGTCCCGTTGACCTCGAGCTCGAGGAGCTTGCCCACCCGCAGGGCCTCGACCTCGGCGAAGCCCAGGCCCTGGAGCGCCCGCTGGACGGAGGCGCCCTGGACGTCCAGGATGCCGGGCTTGAGCCTTACTAAGACGCGGGCCCTCACGATCCCGACCCCACGATGCGCCGGTAGACCTCCTGGTACGCCTCTTCCACGTTGCCGAGGTCTCGGCGGAAACGGTCCTTGTCGAGCTTCTCCAGCGTATCGGCATCCCAGAGCCGGCAGGTGTCGGGGCTGATCTCGTCGCCCAGGTAGAGCTTGCCGCCGTGGCGACCGAACTCCAGCTTGAAGTCCACGAGGATCAGGCCCTTTCGCTTGAGGAGAGGGCGGAGCACGGCGTTGACCTTGAGCGCCATGCGCCTGAGCCACACCAGCTCCTTGGGCGTGGCGAGCTTGAGCATGCGCACGTGGTCCTCGGTGATCATTGGATCGCCGAGCGGGTCCGACTTGTAGAAGAGCTCACAGATCGGCGGCTTGATCGCCACGCCCTCCTCGAGACCCGTGCGCTTGGCGAGCGTGCCCGCCACCATGTTGCGGGGTATCACTTCGATCTTGATGATGTCCAGCTTGCGGCAGAGCATCTCGCGGTCGGACAGGGTGGCGAGATAGTGCGTCGGAATGCCCGCCTTGGCGAGCCGCTGGAAGAGCGCGGCGGACATCTTGTTGTTGATCACGCCCTTGCCGACGATGGTGCCGCGCTTCAGCGCATTGAAGGCCGTGGCGTCGTCCTTGAAGTACTGGATGACCTTGCCCGGATCGTCGGTCGCGTAGACGATCTTGGCCTTACCTTCGTAGAGCTTGTCCCGCTTCTCCATGTCAGGGATTCCTCAGAGCAAACCAGCTCGGCGATAGATGGCGTCCACGTTTCTGAGATACCAGGTCGGCTCGAAGCAGGCTTTCAGATCGGCGGGATCGAGGTGCGCCGTCACGTCGGGGTCGGCGGCGAGCAGCGCGTGGAAATCGGTCCGCTCGCGCCAGGCCCGCATGGCGTTCCGTTGGACGATCTCGTGGGCCTGCTGGCGCGGCAGGCCCTTGTCGGCGAGCTTGAGCAGCACGCGCTGGGAGAACATGAGGCCGTAGCTCCGTTCCATGTTCTCCTTCATCCGCTCCGGGTACACCTGGAGCCCTTCGATGATCCCGGTCATCCGGTGGAGCATGTAGTCAACGAGAATGGTCGAGTCCGGCAGGATGACGCGCTCGACCGAGGAGTGGCTGATGTCCCGCTCGTGCCACAGGGCGACGTTCTCGAGCGCCGCCAGGGCATTGGTCCGGACGAGCCGCGCCAGCCCGCTCACGTTCTCGCTACCGACCGGGTTGCGCTTGTGCGGCATGGAGCTCGAGCCCTTCTGCCCCTCCGCGAACGGCTCCTCGGCCTCCAGGATCTCGGTGCGCTGGAGCGAGCGGATCTCCACCGCGACCTTCTCGAGCGAGGCGGCGACGATGGCCAACACCGCGCACAGCTCCGCGTGGCGGTCGCGCTGGACGACCTGGGTCGAGATCGGATCGGGCTCGAGGCCGAGCAGGCGGCAGACCTCCTCCTCGACGTCGGGGTCGACGTGGGCGAAGGTGCCGATCGACCCCGAGATCTTCCCGACCCTGACCGCCTCCTTGGCCCGCTTGAGCCGGTCGATGTTGCGCCCGGCCTCGGCATACCAGAGCGCCGGCTTGAGGCCGAACACCATGGGCTCGGCGTGGACACCATGACTGCGCCCGACGCAGAGCGTGTCCTTGTGGCGGAGCGCGAGGGTGCGCAGCGCGCCTCGGAAGCGCTCGAGCTCGCCCAGCAGCACCTCGCAGGCCTGCTGGAGCTGGAGGGCAAGCGCCGTGTCCAGGACATCGGAGGACGTCATGCCGATGTGGACGTAGCGCGAATCCGCCCCGATGGACTCCTCGAGGTTGGTCAGGAAGGCGATGACGTCATGACGCGTCTTGGCTTCGATCTCGTCGATCCGCGCCGCGTCCACCCGGGCCTTGGCCTTGATCCGGCCGAGGGCGTCCGCCGGGATGACGCCGCGCTTCGCGTAGACCTCGCACACGGCCAGCTCGACCTTGAGCCACGCCTCGTACTTGGCGTCCTGGCTCCAGAGGTGGGCCATCTCCGGGCGCGAATAGCGCGGAATCATGTCTGGGCGCCAAACTCTCTCGGGAGGTTTCTCTTGTCCACGGGGCCCAGAGTGACGAGGCAGAGCTGCTCCTCGTCGAGCACGCGATGGATGAGGGCCTCGACCTCGTCGGGGCGCACCCGGTCGATCTCGCCCAGCATCTCGTCCACCGAGTGGAACGCGCCGAAGCGCAGCTCCTGCCTCGCCAGCCGGTTCATCCTGGAGGACGACGACTCGAGCGAGAGCATGAGGTTGCCCTTGAGGTGGTCCTTCGCGCGGGCAAGCTCGTCGGCCGTCACCCCGTCCTTCTTGAGCGCCCGCACCTCGTGGAGGAAGGCCTTAAGCACCTTGCCGAAGTTGCCCGCTTCGGTGCCGGCGTAGAGATACACGAGGCCGCTGTCGCGAAACTGCTGGGCGCCGGAATGGACGGAGTAGACGAGCCCTTGGCGCTCGCGTACCTCCTGGAAGAGCCGGGAGGACATGCTGCCGCCCATGATGTCGTTCAGGAGGTACAGCGCGTAGCGATCGGGCGCCGTGTCCGACACGCCGGGAAAGCCCAGGACCACCTGCACCTGCTCGAGCGGCTTGGAGACCATGTGCACACCCGGCAGCAAGGTCGGGGCGGTGCTCGCATGCTGGGCCGCGGGCCGGGTAAAGCCGTCGAAGTGCCTGGCGAAGGCGTCCACGACGCGCGCGTGTTCGGCGTTGCCGGCCACGGCAACGGTTATCTTGGCCGGGGCGTACTCGGTGTGGAAGTGGCGCAGGATGGTGTCGCGGTCGAGCGCCTCGACCACCTCGCGCCGCCCGAGGATGGGACGCCCGAGCGGGTGCCCCGGCCAGGCCTTGTCCAGGAAGAGATCGTGGACCAGGTCGTCCGGCGTGTCCTCCACCATCTTGATCTCCTGGAAGACCACCGCCTTCTCGCGCTCGATGTCGCCGGGGGCGAAGCGGGGCCGCAGGAGGACGTCGGCCAGGAGCTCGGCCGCCATCTCGAGGTGCTCGTCGAGCACGCTGACGTAGAAGCAGGTGTGCTCCTTGGCGGTGAAGGCGTCCATCTGCCCGCCCACCGAGTCGATCGCGCGGGCGATGTCCTCGGCCGAGCGGGTGTCGGTGCCCTTGAAGACGAGGTGCTCGATGAGGTGGGAGATCCCGCCGCGCTCGAGGGGCTCGACGCGCGAGCCCGTCTCGACCCAGATGCCGACGGCGACGGAGCGCACCCAGGGCAGCGACTCCGTGACCACGCGGATGCCGTTCGGCAGCACCGTCTTGCGGTACGCCTCCGCCCGGCTAGGCGATGCCACGCGCCCCGCTCCTCTCCATCGGCGCTAGGCGCCGGCCGTGGGTGCGATCTTCAGCTTCTCCTTGTCGGCCAGCGCCGGCTGGTCGCGCAGCGCCTGCTTTCGCGAGAGCCGGACCTTGCCGTTGGCGTCGATCTCGATGGCCTTGACCAGCACCTCGTCACCCTCGGTCAGCACGTCGCCGACGGCGCGGATGCGCGCCTCGGCGATCTGCGAGATGTGCAGGAGCCCTTCGGTCCCCTGCATGATCTCGACGAAGGCGCCGAACTCCTTGATGCTCTTGACCTTGCCCAGGTAGATGCGGTCCAGCTCCGCCTCGCGGCAGATGTCCTGGATGATGTCCACCGCCATCTGCGCCTTCTCGCTGGACGACGAGAACACCGTCACCTTGCCGTCGTCCTCGACGTCGATCTTGGCGCCAGTCTTCTCCTGGATGCTGCGGATGACCTTGCCGCCTGGGCCGATGATCTCCCGGATCTTCTCCGGCCGGATGCGGATGGTGACGAAGCGCGGCGCGTACTCGGACAGCACCGCCCGCGGCGCCTTGATCGTCTCGGCCATCTTTGCCAGCACGTGCAGCCGGGCTTCGCGGGCCTGCGCGAGGGCCTGGCGCATGATGTCGACGGACACCCCCGCGATTTTGATGTCCATCTGGAGC encodes:
- the purM gene encoding phosphoribosylformylglycinamidine cyclo-ligase → MDPLTYRSAGVDIGAGDEAVRRIARLAASTERPEVLGGIGAFASLVSLPAGYREPVLVSSTDGVGTKLKVAFLADRHDTVGIDLVAMGVNDVLVHGAEPLYFLDYLAVHRVDPARIEAIVSGVAEGCRRAGCALVGGETAEMNEFYAPGEYDLAGFAVGVVEKSEIVTGSEVSPGDRVLGLASSGLHSNGYTLARKVVFERLGLQPGDRVPGLGRSAADELLEPTRIYVKPVLALLKTVPVLAMAHVTGGGVSLNLPRVLPEGCQAVIDPRAWPVPPIFRIIQEAGLVDDAEMRRTFNMGLGYLLVVRPGDAARAAQALSAAGERVFEVGEIRAGARSVVYA
- the purF gene encoding amidophosphoribosyltransferase, producing the protein MSPEDEEFRLDDKFHDECGLFGIWNHTEASNVAYLGLYALQHRGQESAGIAATDGQAFHVEKAMGWVADVFSRDRLRRLPGHRAIGHVRYSTAGSSNLRNAQPITATTAHGPVAIAHNGNLINAEELRRQLEADGAVFQSSSDTEVILHLLARAEGGTLVDQLARALSQVKGAYTLLLLTPTSMITVRDPSGFRPMTLGKLEGSWVLASETCALDLMEAQVVRDIEPGEIVVVDDSGLQSFKPFRPQEKLQCVFEYVYFARPDSLLWGRNVHVVRKALGHQLAREHPVVADLVIPVPDSGVGAALGFAEEAGLPYDSGLVRNHYVGRTFIEPKQGIRHFGVKVKLNPNREVLAGKRVVVVDDSIVRGTTSRKIVKMVRAAGAREVHMRISSPPIQWPCYYGIDTPTRKELIGSSHEVPEIQKYLGADSLGYLSLDGMLKATGNDPAHFCHACFTGQYKVGFDDGEVAQLKLFDS
- the purL gene encoding phosphoribosylformylglycinamidine synthase subunit PurL, giving the protein MTGAEPKVTLDLALASGLTGEEYDHIIRRLGREPSFTELGLFSALWSEHCAYKHSRVFLRGLPTTGPAVLQGPGENAGIVDLGGELALAFKIESHNHPSFIEPFQGAATGVGGILRDIFTMGARPIAVLDSLRFGPAEDPKSRRLIEGVVSGISWYGNCFGVPNLGGEVGFAPEYAGNPLVNAMAVGLVRKDRIFRARAEGPGNPVFYVGAKTGRDGIHGATMASATFDVGAEERRPTVQVGDPFTEKLLLEACLEAMETGAIVGIQDMGAAGLACACSEMPARAGTGMEVELSRVPQRETAMTPYEIMLSESQERMLLVAARGREEEIKRVFSKWELDAVEIGHVTDDGILRVKMDGRVVVEVPVRALADEAPVYEKPISRPEWQDGLEAFDPLSLPAPVDLAETLLALMGSPAIASKEWVYRQYDQQVGINTLVMPGSDAGVLRIKGTRKAVAVTTDCNARFVYLNPRLGAAMAVAEAARNLAVTGARPLGLTDCLNFGSPERPEILWQFKEAVAGIAEACRALDIPVVGGNVSFYNETLGQAILPTPVIGMAGLIDEAESRRTQWFESEGDRIALLGPEAVSLGGSEYLWAIHGKMAGRLAPLDLQQERRVHEACRAAIAAGLVRGAHDCSEGGLAVTLCESCVSGPKPIGATVELDGGELDGDGRRADLVLFGEGPSRVVVSVPPEAERHFERLMGEFALPWRWIGRVGGEALVVTRGGAVAIAAPLDRMAHAWRSGFERHVA
- the purQ gene encoding phosphoribosylformylglycinamidine synthase subunit PurQ, which encodes MNFGVVVFPGTWSDCDFHYIVSEVLHQPVRYVWHRDAQLADFDCLILPGGFSYGDYLRAGAVAGRSPVVEALPEFVAKGGLVLGSCNGFQILCEAKLLPGALTRNECLQYRCQSTWLRVENAETSFTRAMRPGQVLKMPISHGEGKFYADADTLRRVRDQKQIVFRYCSEDGRVVKDANPNGSLDNIAGLVNEEGTVLGLMPHPERAGENAMGGTDGLLIFHSLLGSLVEDGSFLKR
- the purS gene encoding phosphoribosylformylglycinamidine synthase subunit PurS, which translates into the protein MRARVLVRLKPGILDVQGASVQRALQGLGFAEVEALRVGKLLELEVNGTSAEAARRRIEEMCSKLLANPVIEDFTVEMVG
- the purC gene encoding phosphoribosylaminoimidazolesuccinocarboxamide synthase; translation: MEKRDKLYEGKAKIVYATDDPGKVIQYFKDDATAFNALKRGTIVGKGVINNKMSAALFQRLAKAGIPTHYLATLSDREMLCRKLDIIKIEVIPRNMVAGTLAKRTGLEEGVAIKPPICELFYKSDPLGDPMITEDHVRMLKLATPKELVWLRRMALKVNAVLRPLLKRKGLILVDFKLEFGRHGGKLYLGDEISPDTCRLWDADTLEKLDKDRFRRDLGNVEEAYQEVYRRIVGSGS
- the purB gene encoding adenylosuccinate lyase, whose protein sequence is MIPRYSRPEMAHLWSQDAKYEAWLKVELAVCEVYAKRGVIPADALGRIKAKARVDAARIDEIEAKTRHDVIAFLTNLEESIGADSRYVHIGMTSSDVLDTALALQLQQACEVLLGELERFRGALRTLALRHKDTLCVGRSHGVHAEPMVFGLKPALWYAEAGRNIDRLKRAKEAVRVGKISGSIGTFAHVDPDVEEEVCRLLGLEPDPISTQVVQRDRHAELCAVLAIVAASLEKVAVEIRSLQRTEILEAEEPFAEGQKGSSSMPHKRNPVGSENVSGLARLVRTNALAALENVALWHERDISHSSVERVILPDSTILVDYMLHRMTGIIEGLQVYPERMKENMERSYGLMFSQRVLLKLADKGLPRQQAHEIVQRNAMRAWRERTDFHALLAADPDVTAHLDPADLKACFEPTWYLRNVDAIYRRAGLL
- a CDS encoding pitrilysin family protein: MASPSRAEAYRKTVLPNGIRVVTESLPWVRSVAVGIWVETGSRVEPLERGGISHLIEHLVFKGTDTRSAEDIARAIDSVGGQMDAFTAKEHTCFYVSVLDEHLEMAAELLADVLLRPRFAPGDIEREKAVVFQEIKMVEDTPDDLVHDLFLDKAWPGHPLGRPILGRREVVEALDRDTILRHFHTEYAPAKITVAVAGNAEHARVVDAFARHFDGFTRPAAQHASTAPTLLPGVHMVSKPLEQVQVVLGFPGVSDTAPDRYALYLLNDIMGGSMSSRLFQEVRERQGLVYSVHSGAQQFRDSGLVYLYAGTEAGNFGKVLKAFLHEVRALKKDGVTADELARAKDHLKGNLMLSLESSSSRMNRLARQELRFGAFHSVDEMLGEIDRVRPDEVEALIHRVLDEEQLCLVTLGPVDKRNLPREFGAQT